One Vigna unguiculata cultivar IT97K-499-35 chromosome 11, ASM411807v1, whole genome shotgun sequence DNA window includes the following coding sequences:
- the LOC114170507 gene encoding transcription factor TCP4-like, whose product MGESQNHHLLHQAPAPSRSAMRAAGGGGGEIVEVQGGHIVRSTGRKDRHSKVCTAKGPRDRRVRLAAHTAIQFYDVQDRLGYDRPSKAVDWLIKKAKTAIDELAELPPWNPTATSMQPPQQQEIVLRQNKSLAVEQDPTAFGSRGESNVVVAPTRVPEQFSHQQLESENANMGNGKYNSGPGFLPPSLDTDNIAETIKTFFPVEATTTSYQSYPPAPPDLRQQDLRLSLQSFQDPIMLQHQPQSHNEPVLFAGTALGFDGGSAWSEHQHHHSEEQRLLFGGNSGHGGGFVFNTPAPAFGQFFSQRGPLQSSNTPSVRAWIDPSVDHHHHNHHYLSPMIHQGSVAGGFSNGGGFPGFRIPARIQGEEEHDGVSDRPSSASSDSRH is encoded by the coding sequence ATGGGGGAATCACAGAACCACCATCTCCTTCACCAAGCACCAGCACCGTCGAGATCGGCCATGAGAGCCgccggcggcggcggcggcgagATCGTGGAGGTGCAAGGCGGCCACATTGTCCGCTCCACCGGCCGGAAGGACCGTCACAGCAAGGTCTGCACTGCCAAAGGCCCCAGAGACCGCCGTGTGCGCCTGGCGGCGCACACCGCCATCCAATTCTACGACGTCCAGGACCGCCTCGGCTATGACCGCCCCAGCAAGGCGGTGGACTGGCTCATAAAAAAAGCCAAGACCGCCATCGACGAGCTTGCGGAGCTCCCGCCATGGAACCCCACGGCCACGTCAATGCAACCGCCGCAGCAGCAGGAAATCGTCCTCCGCCAGAACAAGTCTCTCGCTGTAGAACAAGACCCGACAGCGTTCGGCAGCCGTGGCGAGAGCAACGTTGTCGTCGCCCCTACCAGAGTTCCGGAACAATTCTCTCACCAACAGTTGGAGAGTGAAAATGCTAACATGGGCAACGGCAAGTACAACAGTGGTCCTGGTTTTCTGCCACCGTCTTTGGATACCGATAACATTGCCGAGACAATCAAAACTTTCTTTCCCGTCGAAGCTACCACGACGTCGTATCAGAGTTACCCTCCGGCGCCGCCGGATTTGAGGCAGCAAGATCTGCGTTTGTCGTTGCAGTCCTTTCAGGACCCTATCATGCTTCAGCACCAGCCTCAGAGCCACAACGAGCCGGTGCTATTCGCCGGAACGGCGCTCGGCTTCGATGGCGGTTCCGCCTGGTCGGAGCATCAGCACCACCACTCGGAGGAGCAAAGGTTGCTCTTTGGTGGCAACAGTGGCCATGGCGGTGGGTTTGTGTTCAACACGCCGGCACCGGCGTTTGGCCAATTTTTTTCTCAGAGGGGACCCCTTCAGTCCAGTAACACCCCTTCGGTTCGTGCTTGGATAGACCCTTCGGTCGATCACCACCATCACAACCATCACTACCTCTCGCCGATGATCCACCAGGGCTCCGTCGCCGGCGGCTTCTCCAACGGCGGTGGATTCCCTGGCTTTCGCATTCCAGCACGAATTCAGGGTGAAGAGGAGCACGACGGCGTATCCGACAGGCCGTCCTCTGCTTCCTCTGATTCTCGCCATTga